TCCTCTATCCGCTCCGCCTTCCTGATCCTCTGCGCCTCTGCCCGGAAACTCCGCAGGCGTTTGCGCTCGGCCCTCAGCAGATTCCTGAGCCTCTCGATCTCTTTATCTCTTATCCGGATCTCGTGGTCGCGCTTCATCTCCCTGTAGGCCCTGTCCTGCAGCTTCTCCAGCTCTCTCTTCAGCTCCGAGATCTCTTTATCCTTGGAGGATATCTCAGCCCGGAGGTCCTCCACGTACTCCCTGAGGTTTCTGACCTGCTCTGTCAGAAGCCTCAGCTCCTCAGGCCTGGGCTGCGGGATCTGCGGAGGCTCTTCAGGTGACTGCACAGGCGCCTCATCCGCCTCCAGAAGCTCTGCCATAGCCTTCTCGATGGAGTAACCCCTCACCACAAGCGCCTTCACCTCGTCCGGGTTCACATCCCTCGAGATCTTCTTCTCCACCTGGCTGAACTTGTTTCTGTACTTTTTGAATGCGCTCATGGCAGCTGCAAGCGCATCCCTCTCGTGATCGTTCCTGTAATTGAACGGCCTTGCGAGCACAATTTTATCCTCGGCGGGCAGATCCTCTCCGGGAGAGAAGAGAACCGCATTGAACGCCCGCTTGATCTTCTCCACGGCCCCTGGTGCTGGCGAGACGTCCGTGGCCACTATCAGGGGTCTGCCGCGCGCCGCTATCCACTCGATGACATCCGAGGACGACATGGTCCTTGCCGAGACGATATCGACGAGCTCTCCCCTGAGATTGAGAGCTGCGAGCCCTGTCGTGGTTCCGGGATCTATGCCAACGATTATGTAGTCCCTGCGCTGCTGCAGTGGCACGAACTGCAGATGCTGCCGCGGGATCGGAGCGACCCGTATCTGGACGTCTCCCCTCGAGCTGGAATGCACCGGCACCCTGTCCCTGGGCGCCTCGACCATGAACTCGCATCTGATATAGCCGCCAAGCCCCTCCACAGCCTTCATTGTGAACTCCAGCCCGCTCTCCTTGAGATGGTGCTCGATCTCTCTGGAGAGAAGCTTCACGTTTCCGTGTATCTTCCTGGAGTACCTGTTCTGGCTCCATCCACCCCTTCCTGGAGAGCGCCTCCGGCTCACCTTTATCCAGGTCCTGTCCTCAAAGACGGATACTGCACACCCGATGCCCTTTGCGGCAAGGCGTGCACACGCCTCAGCCTCGTGCATCGGATTCAGCCTGTCAAAGACGATTCCATGCCATCTCGCCACCTTGACAAGCGGCTCTGGACGATCCCCTCCGGTCACCTGGACGATTCTGGTGCCTGAGGGGAACAGCCTCATGAGGAGCGTGAGCTCGTTCCTGTCCGCGGCGAGTTCGTAGATGTTATCCACAGCTATGATGTCCGGCTTCTTCTCTCTTATAATCCGGATGAGCTTCTGCCTGCTGACCATCTCATAGCAGTAGCTGCTCTCCCCATCTATCACAAAAAGCGCGTAGCTCGGCTGGCTCCTGCCTCTGGGAGAGCCGCTGGCGATATCCACACCGAATATCCTGCTATCCATCATCAACCTTTATCTTTCGGATGACCTCTTCCAGTTCCAGGTCTATTTTGTATCTGCGCTTAAAGTATTTCAGTATGTTGGAGACGTCTCTCCAGAGAAGCTCCTCCGCGCTCTCGTGATCCCTGCCAACTGCCTGAGGCCAGTCGATAATGGTTATGTCATCCCCCACAATGACGTTGTACTCGCTCAGGTCTGCGTGTATCACCCCGAGCCTGTAAGCCTTTCTTATTTCCTCAAGGATT
This Methanothrix sp. DNA region includes the following protein-coding sequences:
- a CDS encoding DUF460 domain-containing protein; its protein translation is MDSRIFGVDIASGSPRGRSQPSYALFVIDGESSYCYEMVSRQKLIRIIREKKPDIIAVDNIYELAADRNELTLLMRLFPSGTRIVQVTGGDRPEPLVKVARWHGIVFDRLNPMHEAEACARLAAKGIGCAVSVFEDRTWIKVSRRRSPGRGGWSQNRYSRKIHGNVKLLSREIEHHLKESGLEFTMKAVEGLGGYIRCEFMVEAPRDRVPVHSSSRGDVQIRVAPIPRQHLQFVPLQQRRDYIIVGIDPGTTTGLAALNLRGELVDIVSARTMSSSDVIEWIAARGRPLIVATDVSPAPGAVEKIKRAFNAVLFSPGEDLPAEDKIVLARPFNYRNDHERDALAAAMSAFKKYRNKFSQVEKKISRDVNPDEVKALVVRGYSIEKAMAELLEADEAPVQSPEEPPQIPQPRPEELRLLTEQVRNLREYVEDLRAEISSKDKEISELKRELEKLQDRAYREMKRDHEIRIRDKEIERLRNLLRAERKRLRSFRAEAQRIRKAERIEEMAGYRKLKPVPVFSKEAILSARSRWSIGRGDLILLQDPSGGGPNTADLIADLEVEAVVVMKDMPQRMREYFMEKTIPVLSADDLSIKTIDGISFVDPEMLKAAKERWEEQRKAYEAEKRAERLRSIIEEYRAERLREERLEAKRRSRSLLDA